In Myxococcales bacterium, the following proteins share a genomic window:
- a CDS encoding tetratricopeptide repeat protein, translated as MASRQPSALPSLEEASARAGGSNESPEPATDDGPRESELPPSSTFEAEDFLFHLYRGSELLQDNRVGEAKEELERALSFQPEDIEGQGLLGVVYFRLGLYPRAINIFEEIVRLRPEALTPRLNLGLCFLKTGQLLRARDTLDALLELEPTHKRAAGYLGLAHQRLGDFERAAQAFERAGQPHLARRMEQALNDLIEPGPRPEMQAVRAVAADAVHELEADAHAFTRAESGAGEPVLGGRWHSLEPGGDAGPPASRPFRPRASVPPPAASDVGQPLDRPAALRPDAPTSPRRLAEGLVLSLPEGRRAVQLSHGVARIRLDGAFVVRLDRVRALLPEAGPFRESVIHRRSRGRALDEPLGGMRTPLIVLDGLGSLVLDAEPRVVLTHLDRELFYVREDRLLGFDLALRFESGRLSVGTMEHVPMLQLSGEGLVALRASASLVAVEVGPERPAMLRGHHIVGWVGRILPQPVPATTAPAAAAGLVSMTGDGAVFVDAP; from the coding sequence ATGGCTTCGCGACAGCCCAGCGCCCTCCCCTCGCTCGAAGAAGCCAGCGCGCGCGCCGGGGGCAGCAACGAGAGCCCGGAGCCTGCAACGGATGACGGACCGCGGGAGTCCGAGCTTCCTCCGAGCAGCACGTTCGAGGCCGAAGACTTCCTGTTTCACCTCTATCGCGGCAGTGAGCTGCTCCAGGACAACCGGGTTGGTGAGGCCAAGGAGGAGCTGGAGCGAGCGCTCTCGTTCCAGCCCGAAGACATCGAGGGCCAGGGGCTGCTCGGCGTCGTTTATTTTCGCCTGGGGCTCTACCCGCGCGCCATCAACATCTTCGAAGAGATCGTGCGTCTGCGCCCCGAGGCGCTGACTCCGCGGTTGAACCTCGGGCTGTGTTTCTTGAAGACCGGCCAGCTACTGCGCGCGCGCGACACGCTCGATGCGCTGCTGGAGCTGGAACCCACGCACAAACGCGCCGCCGGTTACCTTGGCCTCGCTCATCAGCGGCTGGGTGACTTCGAGCGGGCAGCCCAGGCCTTCGAGCGCGCCGGACAACCGCACCTCGCACGGCGCATGGAGCAAGCGCTCAACGACTTGATCGAACCCGGGCCCCGCCCCGAGATGCAGGCCGTGCGCGCGGTTGCAGCCGACGCGGTCCACGAGCTGGAGGCGGATGCTCACGCATTCACGCGGGCAGAGTCCGGCGCGGGCGAACCCGTGCTCGGTGGCCGCTGGCACTCCCTCGAACCCGGCGGCGATGCCGGGCCGCCGGCGTCACGCCCGTTCCGACCGCGAGCCTCGGTGCCGCCCCCAGCAGCCTCGGACGTGGGGCAGCCTCTGGATCGCCCCGCGGCGCTGCGACCCGACGCACCGACCTCCCCGCGACGCCTGGCCGAGGGGCTCGTGCTCTCGCTGCCGGAGGGCCGGCGCGCCGTTCAGCTCAGCCACGGCGTGGCGCGCATTCGCCTCGATGGTGCGTTCGTCGTGCGCCTGGACCGGGTGCGGGCGCTGTTGCCGGAGGCCGGCCCCTTCCGCGAGAGCGTCATCCATCGCCGCTCCCGCGGGCGCGCGCTCGACGAGCCGCTCGGCGGCATGCGCACTCCCCTCATCGTGCTCGATGGGCTCGGTTCGCTGGTGCTCGACGCAGAGCCCCGGGTGGTCCTGACGCACCTCGATCGCGAGCTGTTCTACGTGCGCGAAGATCGCCTGCTGGGTTTCGACCTCGCGCTCCGCTTCGAGAGCGGGCGGCTCAGCGTCGGCACGATGGAGCACGTCCCGATGCTGCAACTGTCCGGCGAAGGCTTGGTCGCGCTCCGCGCGAGCGCGAGCTTGGTGGCCGTGGAGGTGGGCCCCGAGCGACCCGCGATGCTGCGCGGCCATCACATCGTCGGCTGGGTCGGACGCATCCTGCCCCAGCCAGTTCCGGCGACGACCGCCCCCGCGGCGGCCGCAGGCCTCGTCAGCATGACGGGTGACGGTGCAGTATTCGTCGACGCGCCCTGA